GCGCGCAGCAGCACGACGTACTCGTCGCCGATCTCCTCGCACAGCGCCTGAAGGTCGAGGCTCGTCTCGAAGCCGGTGGCGTAGTCGCGGTGCGTGGGCGCGTACAGGAGGGCCTTCTTGCCCTCGGGGACCCCGAGTTCGCGGCGGACGCGGGCGACGTCTGCGGCGGTCGCCGTGTAATAGACGTCGTTGCGCGGATAGCCGTACTCCAGGGGCTCGTGCGCCGACGGGTACGCGCTCTCCCACATCTGAGTGGAGTGCCGGTTGGAGGTGAGGTTGTAGTCCCAGCGGTCGACGCGGGCCAGCAGCTTGGCGAAGCTGCCGGTCGCGGCGGCCACCACGGGGTACGTCGCCTGGTCGGCGCCCATCTTCTTCAGCGGGGTGCCGTGCTGGGTCGACAGATGCACGCTGCCCTCGCGCTTGACGACGGCGTCCGCGAAGTTGGCGTTGTTGATCAGGTACTTGGCGCGGGCGAGCACATCCCAGTACGCACGGCTGCCGATGACCGCGTACTCCACGTCCTTCGGCACGGTGTGCGCCTGGTCCGCCTCGACCAGGAACACCGAGCGGATGTGCGGGGCGAGCTCGCGCGCCTTGGCGTGGATCGCCGCCGGATTGCAGACATAGCCGCGCCCCCAGTACGCGCAGTACACGGCGAGGTTCTGATCCAGCGAGCGGCGCAGCTGAAGCCGGTAGCGCAGCCGGGTGCGCAGCCCGCGCGGACGCGGCACCGCCGAAGCCGTCCGCGCCGCCGCCTGGTTGGCCCGGCGCAGCGCCCGGAACGCCGCGTACGCCCCGCTCGCCAGCAGCCGGTGCTGCACCCCGAGACTGCCGTCCGGCGTCCGGAACCCGGCGGGGCGGTGCCGCCGGTAGAGACTGCCCGCCCGCCGGAAGAAGGCACGGCGCCCGCGCGGCAGCCGTCGCGGATGGGCGGCCGTCTTCAGCACCGCGGCGAAGAGCTGCTCGAACAGCGCCGCCCGCCGCTCCTCGGACAGCCCCTGCTCGGCCGCCCGGGTCAGCACCAGCTCGGCCTGGTCCAGCAGCTCGAAGTGGTGCTCCCCCGGCAGGCCCAGCCGGTTGCCCTGCCGCCGCAGCAGATGCCGCACGACGACCTGGCGCAGCACGGTCATGCGCGCGGCGCTCATCACGACCAGGCCGCCGAAGCCGACGTCGGTGAAGTGGCCGTCGGGAAAGGCGAGTTGGTGCTCGGCGAGGAAGGCCCGCCGGTATGCCGCACTCCACGCCGGGAGCTGCACCCCCGACAGCTCGGCGGCCTCCTCGGGCGAGAAGACCCCGGCCGGCGTCCGCGCCAGCACGAGGGCGGCCGGGTTGGTCGGCTCACCCACCCACCACGGGGTCCGCTCGTGCTCGAAGTGCAGGACATCCGCGTCACCGGTCTCGCCCAGCCGGGCGTCCAGCGCCGCCAGAGCGCCCGGCACCAGCACGTCGTCGCCGTCCAGGAACAGCACCCAGTCACCGATCGCCGCCCGCAGCCCGGCATTGCGCGCCCCGGCCAGCCCGGCCGCCGGCGGCGAGTGCACGGGCGCCACCCGGCAGTCCCGTTCGACATACCCGGTGACGACATGCGCCGCCGGGGAGTCGGGGGCGTCACAGACCGGGATCAGCTCGAAGTCGCCGAAGGACTGGCCGAGGACCGAGTCCAGCGCCTGGGACAGCCGGCCCGCGACCCCGTGGGACGGAACGATGATGCTGAAGCGGGGCATACTGCTCTTTCTGTCGATGTGCTGGCGGCCGGGTTCTTCAGGAGGCCGGGGTCAGCCTCACGCGGTGCGACGACGGCCGGGCCGCCCGGCCGGACGCCACGTGTGCGGCCGGCTCGGCGTGGGCCGCGACGGGCTGGAGGGCATGCGACTCCCCTTCTGGCTCCTCTTCCGTTTCCGTGAGAACGGCGTTCAGTGGCTCTCGGTGACGGTACGGGCGCCCGTCGGCTGTGGCACGGTGGCGAGCGGGGAGTGCGCGAGCGACGCGGCCGGCGACGGCACCGGGTGGCGCTTGTCGAGCGGCACGACGGAGGGCCGGGTGGTCTCGCCCAGCACGACATGGCGGACGACACGCTCGGCGGCGCGTCCGTCGCCGTACGGGCAGAAACGCTCGCGGAACGCCGACCGCAGCTGGGCGGAGCGCGAGCCGCGCCAGTGGCCGGTGGCGAAGATGTCGATCAGCTCGTCCTCGCTGCGCGACACCGCTCCCGGCGGGAAGGAGCGCAGGTCGAAGTAGGTGCCACGGGCTGCCTCGTACGCCTCCCGGTCGTCGGCGTGGATCACGATCGGCCGGTCCAGGTCGGCGTAGTCGAACATGATCGACGAGTAGTCCGTGACCAGGGCGTCCGAGGCGAGGCACAGCGACTCGACGCTCGGATGGTCGCTGACGTCGATGACCTGGCCGGCGGTGGGCGCGAGGGGCCCGCCGTGCCGGTGGTGCGCGCGGGCCAGGACGACGAAGCGGGGGCCCAGACGGCGCAGGACGTGGTGCAGGTCGAGGGTGGTGGGCTGGGTGCGGCGGTAGTCGCGGTGGGTGGGGGCGTAGAGGATCGCGACCGTGCCCTCGGGGATGCCCAGCGACTCCCGGATCCGGGCCACGTCCGCCGAGGTCGCCTGCTGGAAGACGTCGGCGCGCGGGCTGCCGTACTCGAGGGTCGTGTAGCCGCCCGGGTGGACACGCTCCCAGACCAGGGTGGAGTGGCGGTTGGCGGACAGGACGTAGTCCCACTTGTCGACGTCGTCGAGGAGCTCGTCGAAGTCCGTGTCCCCCGCGGCCGCCGGGCGTTCGCGCAGGTCCAGGCCCATGTGCTTGAGCGGGGTGCCCCGCTGTGTCTGCACGAGCACCTGGCCGCGGCGCTTGACCAGGCGGCGGTCGAAGGCGGCGTTGTGGACGAGGTACTTGGAGCGGGCGAGGGCCGTCCAGTAGGCGGCCGTGCCGGGGCGCAGACGGCGGGTGCCGGCGGGGACGGAGTCGTGCTGCTCGGCGGCGATCCAGGCCGTGCGGACGCGCGGGGCGTGCGTACGGAACGCCTGCTCCAGGGCGCCCGGGTGGCAGCCGTGGCCGCGCACGCCGTCGGCGGCGAAGACGGCGCGGTCGGCGCGCACCGGCAGACAGCGCTGGATGCGGTAGTGCAGGCGCAGGGCGGCGGCACGGACGCCCTTCAGCAGACGGTTGGTGACCTTGGTGATACGCCGGACCAGGGCCGCCGTCAGCCGCAGGACGCGGTAGGTGCGGTGCAGGCCCAGGCGGACCAGGGTGTGGTGGAGCCGGCTGCGCAGGGCGACGGGGACGCCGGGCGCGCGGTGACGGCGGTAGTGCGTGCGGGCCTTGCGCAGGAACTCGGCGCGGCTGCGGCGCGGGAGGCGGTCCGGGCGGGCGAACACGACGACGAAATGGTCGACCATCCGGCGGAACAACAGGGGCCGCCACCGGTCGAGTTCGGGGTTCTGGTCGACGTACGCGAAGACACGGTCGTACTGCTCGAAGATGTCGAAGTGCCGCGGGCTGACCGTGCCGAGGATGCCGCCCCGGCGCCGCTGCCGGTAGTGCACGCACACCCGGTCCAGGGTCGCGATCGACTCCGCCGTCATCAGGACCGGGTACGTCCAGGGCGTGTCCTCGTAGTAGCCGGACGGGAAGGCGAAGCCCTCCTCCTCGACGAACTCCCGCCGGTAGGCCTTGTTCCAGGCGACCATCAGCAGCCGCAGCAGCCCCGGCCGGTCCGCCAGCCGGAAGGGCGCCGGGCCCTCTTCGGCGAGCTGGGCCGCGGCCTGGTTGCGGACCGTCTCGCCGGTCCAGTAGATGCGCGCGTAGTCGTAGACCAGGACGTCCGGGTCGCCGGTCTCCTTCAGCCGGTCGGCGATCGCGTGCAGGGCGTCGGGGGTGAGGCTGTCGTCGCTGTCGAGGAAGATCAGGTAGTCGCCGGTGGCCTCGGCCATACCGGCGTTGCGGGCGGGCCCCAGGCCCCGGTTCTCGGCGAGGTGCACGGGACGCACGCGCGCGTCGCGCGCCGCGAACTCGTCGATGATCGCGCCGGACGCGTCCGGCGAGCAGTCGTCGACGGCGATCAGTTCGAGATCCGGGTACGACTGTGAGAGCACCGATTCCAGGCACTCGTGCAGGTACGCCTGAACGTTGTAGGCGGGGACAATGACACTGAACCTGGGCAAGGGACATCCACTGGGTCGGCCGGGACGGTGGGCGCTGTCGCCGTAGCGCCTTGCCCGGGAACGGCCAATGGAGTGACTTGGTTACGGGACCTAAGGCATACGAGGGACCGTGAGCGCACGACAGGGGGCGGACCGATGACGGTCCGCCCCCCAAGCGTGGTGCGCCTGCCGCTACTTGACCGCGCCCGCCATCACGCCGGACACGAACTGCCGTTGGAACGCGAAGAACACGACCAGCGGGATCACCATGGAGATGAACGCCCCGGGTGCCAGGACGTCGATGTTGTTGCCGAACTGGCGGACCTGGGTCTGCAGGGCGACCGTGATCGGCTGGCTCC
Above is a window of Streptomyces sp. DT2A-34 DNA encoding:
- a CDS encoding CDP-glycerol glycerophosphotransferase family protein; amino-acid sequence: MPRFSIIVPSHGVAGRLSQALDSVLGQSFGDFELIPVCDAPDSPAAHVVTGYVERDCRVAPVHSPPAAGLAGARNAGLRAAIGDWVLFLDGDDVLVPGALAALDARLGETGDADVLHFEHERTPWWVGEPTNPAALVLARTPAGVFSPEEAAELSGVQLPAWSAAYRRAFLAEHQLAFPDGHFTDVGFGGLVVMSAARMTVLRQVVVRHLLRRQGNRLGLPGEHHFELLDQAELVLTRAAEQGLSEERRAALFEQLFAAVLKTAAHPRRLPRGRRAFFRRAGSLYRRHRPAGFRTPDGSLGVQHRLLASGAYAAFRALRRANQAAARTASAVPRPRGLRTRLRYRLQLRRSLDQNLAVYCAYWGRGYVCNPAAIHAKARELAPHIRSVFLVEADQAHTVPKDVEYAVIGSRAYWDVLARAKYLINNANFADAVVKREGSVHLSTQHGTPLKKMGADQATYPVVAAATGSFAKLLARVDRWDYNLTSNRHSTQMWESAYPSAHEPLEYGYPRNDVYYTATAADVARVRRELGVPEGKKALLYAPTHRDYATGFETSLDLQALCEEIGDEYVVLLRAHYFYDQGAARGTGRIIDVTAHRSSEDVCLAADALITDYSSIMFDYANLDRPIVVYADDWEVYRELRGVYFDLMEAPPGRVARTPGELAAVFRDGSWADEEARALRAAFRERFCQFDDGQAAERVVRRVLLGEPPEAIPPVIPLAERIPAPAATTLVRN
- a CDS encoding bifunctional glycosyltransferase family 2 protein/CDP-glycerol:glycerophosphate glycerophosphotransferase; the encoded protein is MPRFSVIVPAYNVQAYLHECLESVLSQSYPDLELIAVDDCSPDASGAIIDEFAARDARVRPVHLAENRGLGPARNAGMAEATGDYLIFLDSDDSLTPDALHAIADRLKETGDPDVLVYDYARIYWTGETVRNQAAAQLAEEGPAPFRLADRPGLLRLLMVAWNKAYRREFVEEEGFAFPSGYYEDTPWTYPVLMTAESIATLDRVCVHYRQRRRGGILGTVSPRHFDIFEQYDRVFAYVDQNPELDRWRPLLFRRMVDHFVVVFARPDRLPRRSRAEFLRKARTHYRRHRAPGVPVALRSRLHHTLVRLGLHRTYRVLRLTAALVRRITKVTNRLLKGVRAAALRLHYRIQRCLPVRADRAVFAADGVRGHGCHPGALEQAFRTHAPRVRTAWIAAEQHDSVPAGTRRLRPGTAAYWTALARSKYLVHNAAFDRRLVKRRGQVLVQTQRGTPLKHMGLDLRERPAAAGDTDFDELLDDVDKWDYVLSANRHSTLVWERVHPGGYTTLEYGSPRADVFQQATSADVARIRESLGIPEGTVAILYAPTHRDYRRTQPTTLDLHHVLRRLGPRFVVLARAHHRHGGPLAPTAGQVIDVSDHPSVESLCLASDALVTDYSSIMFDYADLDRPIVIHADDREAYEAARGTYFDLRSFPPGAVSRSEDELIDIFATGHWRGSRSAQLRSAFRERFCPYGDGRAAERVVRHVVLGETTRPSVVPLDKRHPVPSPAASLAHSPLATVPQPTGARTVTESH